The sequence CCACAGCCAGGACACCCTGGGCCTGCTCGAGCAGCTGCGTTCGCTGGGAGCGCACCTCAGCGTGGACGATTTCGGTGACAGCTCCACCAATCTGGCAGCGCTGACCCGCTTTCCCCTGAGTGCCGTCAAGCTGCACCCGACGCTGACGGCCCGCGTGCCGGAAGATGCCCGCAGCGTGACCCTGGTGCAGGGCACCGTGGACCTGGCGCACCGCCTGGGCCTGAATGTCACGGCCGTGGGGGTGGAGACGCCTGAGCAACTCGCCATGCTGCGGGACCTGGGCTGTGACGCGGCGCAGGGGTACGCCATCGCGCCGCCCCTGTCCACGCCGGACCTGCTGACCTGGCTCAAAAGCTACGAGAGGTGAACCCAGTCTGAGCCGCTGACTCCGCCCGGGTCGGGCCCTGCGGTGGGGGGCTGCTCTAGACTGCCTGACATGTTGCTGTACGGGCGGAATCCGGTGATGGAAGCACTCAGGGACGGGCGGGTGTCTGAAGTGCTGCTGGCACGCGGCGTGGAAGACGCCTTCGTGCGCGAAATCAAGGCCCTAGCCGAGGGCGTGGGCGGCGTGCGCGTACGCTTCTCGCCGCGCATTGAGCTCGATCAGCTGGCCGGGACCACCCAGCATCAGGGCATCCTGGCCGATGTCGAGGATCTGGCCTGGGCCAGCGTGGACGACATCCTGGACCGCGCCGAGTCGCGCGGCGAGGACCTGGTGGTGGTCCTGCTCGACGGCATCACCGATCCGCGCAACTTCGGGGCGATTATCCGCAGCGCCGAGGTGCTGGGTGCGCACGGCGTGGTGGTCGAGGAACGTCGCAGCGCGCCACTCTCGCCGGTGGTCGCCAAGACTGCCGCCGGGGCCACGAGCTACCTGCCGGTGGCCCAGACCAAGAACCTGCCGCGCCTGATGGACCAGCTCAAGGCCGACGGAGTCTGGGTGTATGGCGCGGCCGGCGAGGCAGCGCAGGAACTGAGCCGGGTGGATTTCAGTGGCAAGGTGGCGCTGGTCATCGGCGCCGAGGGCGAGGGGATGCGCCGGCTGGTGCGCGAGAAGTGTGATGCCCTGGTCAGCATTCCGGTGCGCGGCAAGGTGCAGAGTCTGAACGCTTCGGTGGCGGCTGGCATCCTGCTGTACGAGGCCACCCGGGGCCGGAAGTGAACCCGCCAGACAGCCTGAAGGTACAGACCATCTCCAGCCCGGCCATGACGCTCGACATCCTGCCGGATGTGGGTGCCAGCGTGCTGAACCTGCGCTCAGCGTCGGGGCGGCCGGTGCTGCGCGCGGTGAACCCAGGCAACGTGCAGAGCAGCAGCCAGTGTGCCTCGTTTACCCTGCTGCCCTTCAGCAACCGGGTCCGGGACGCCCGCTTCGTGTTCGGGGGCCGCGAGGTTCAGCTGCAGGTGACCACCAAAGATGGGCTGACCCAGCATGGGGACGTGCGCAACCGGCCCTGGCAGGTGAGCCGGCCTTCGGCAACCGGGCTGGTGTGCGACTTCGACAGCCGCCACTTTGCCAACATCAACTGGCCCTGGGCCTTCACCGCGCGCGTGGAATACCTGCTGCATGGGCCCCATCTGGACACCAGCGTGACGCTGACGAACGTGGACACCTTACCTATGCCTGCCGGACTGGGGTTGCATCCTTACTTCACACGCCTGCACGACGGGGTGGACCCGGCCCTTGAACTGCCCGCCGCCCTGATCTATGACACCGATGAACGTTCGCTGCCCCTGGCAGAAGCACGGCCGGTTCGCGCCAATGAGGATTTTCGCCGCCCGACGCCGCTGGGAGAGCGGCAGCCGGATCAGGTGTATACCGCCTGGGACGGTGTCGCGCGCCTTGACTGGGGCGCGCGGGCACTGACCATCACGGCGGACAACGTCTACTCGCATGTGGTGCTGTTTGCTGCCCCGGACGGCAGCCTGGCACTGGAGCCAGTGTCCCACGCGACCGACGCCCTGAATCTGGCCAACCAGGGGGTAGTGGGGGCGGACCTGCGGGTGCTGGCCCCAGGGCAGAGTCTGGCCGGTGCGGTGCGGTTCACCCTGCAAGGACGCTGGTAGGCATCCGCGGCGGCGCTTCAGGCCACGGTGGCCAGCAGCACGCCGGAGCGGTCACGCAATTCGAAGCCCGGACGGTCACGACCGGCCAGCCAGTGCAGCGCGTCAAGCAGGTCATTGGTCTCGCGCAGCACTTCCGGCTGCGGCCCAGCGGTCCAGATCAGGCGATAAGTGGACGGCGCGGCCGGCGGGGTCCAGCGTTCGCCGGCATCTTCCTTGACGAAAGCACGTGACATGCGTCCAGTGTGGGCTCAGCGCGTGAAGCGGGCATGGGCGCGGGCTCAGCAGACCTTGGGAGGTCCAGCTGTGCTATTCGCGCAGGTCCGGCACGCTGGACCGGGCCACCAGAGTGACCTCGACCTGGGCGCTCTGACCGGCGCGAACATAGCCCAGAGTCACCCGCTCACCCACCTGGGCCTCGCGGATGGCGCGGATGACCGCGTCGGCATTCGGGGTGGCCTGTCCGTTGACGGTCGTGATGATGTCGCCCAGCTTACTCAGGTTGCCGTCGCCATCGAGCTCACTGCCGCGCAGCCCGGCGCGTGCGGCCGGACTGTTGCGCGCCACGCGGCCCACCACCGCGCCCGGGGGATCGGTCATACCGCTGTGGACCATGTCGAAGATCAGCCCGGCCACGCCGACATCCCGCCTCTCGCCCCGGCGCAGGGCCTCGATCAGCTGATTGCCTTCCACCACCGGAACGGCGTAACTGCGCCGGGTCAGACCGCTGTCGTCGATGCGGATGTAGCTGATCACGCCGATGGCCTGTCCATTGCCGTCGATGACGGGGCCGCCGCTGTCGCCCGGGGCCAGCGGGGCGTCCATTTCCAGGGTGCCCTGCGGAAAATCCGCACGTCCGGCTTCCACGTTCAGGCCCAGCAGCTGGCCCCGGCGCGGCTGCAGAAAGTCCCCACCGCTGTTGCCGATGCCCAGCACCGTCTCCCCGACCCGTGGCGGCCGGGTGGCCAGCTTCAGGTGGGAAA is a genomic window of Deinococcus malanensis containing:
- the rlmB gene encoding 23S rRNA (guanosine(2251)-2'-O)-methyltransferase RlmB, encoding MLLYGRNPVMEALRDGRVSEVLLARGVEDAFVREIKALAEGVGGVRVRFSPRIELDQLAGTTQHQGILADVEDLAWASVDDILDRAESRGEDLVVVLLDGITDPRNFGAIIRSAEVLGAHGVVVEERRSAPLSPVVAKTAAGATSYLPVAQTKNLPRLMDQLKADGVWVYGAAGEAAQELSRVDFSGKVALVIGAEGEGMRRLVREKCDALVSIPVRGKVQSLNASVAAGILLYEATRGRK
- a CDS encoding aldose 1-epimerase, yielding MNPPDSLKVQTISSPAMTLDILPDVGASVLNLRSASGRPVLRAVNPGNVQSSSQCASFTLLPFSNRVRDARFVFGGREVQLQVTTKDGLTQHGDVRNRPWQVSRPSATGLVCDFDSRHFANINWPWAFTARVEYLLHGPHLDTSVTLTNVDTLPMPAGLGLHPYFTRLHDGVDPALELPAALIYDTDERSLPLAEARPVRANEDFRRPTPLGERQPDQVYTAWDGVARLDWGARALTITADNVYSHVVLFAAPDGSLALEPVSHATDALNLANQGVVGADLRVLAPGQSLAGAVRFTLQGRW
- a CDS encoding S1C family serine protease, yielding MRASPWLPVLLILALGAYLLPEQRSPLRPVPGDRPAQTETAAPSAELPGTLPETTRTVFRQARPATVRVESLDLTTQEGGIGTGFFISDDGQLLTAYHVVSGGSLFQVTTLSGRTYRARVTAFDEQADVALLTVQGKGPFSHLKLATRPPRVGETVLGIGNSGGDFLQPRRGQLLGLNVEAGRADFPQGTLEMDAPLAPGDSGGPVIDGNGQAIGVISYIRIDDSGLTRRSYAVPVVEGNQLIEALRRGERRDVGVAGLIFDMVHSGMTDPPGAVVGRVARNSPAARAGLRGSELDGDGNLSKLGDIITTVNGQATPNADAVIRAIREAQVGERVTLGYVRAGQSAQVEVTLVARSSVPDLRE